A DNA window from Ictalurus punctatus breed USDA103 chromosome 11, Coco_2.0, whole genome shotgun sequence contains the following coding sequences:
- the rhebl1 gene encoding ras homolog, mTORC1 binding like 1 (The RefSeq protein has 2 substitutions compared to this genomic sequence) has protein sequence MPQPKYRKIAVLGYRSVGKSSLTIQFVEGQFVDAYDPTIENTFNKMVSVNGQDFNLQLVDTAGRDEYSIFPQSHSMDIHGYVLVYSVTSMKSFEVVQVLHDKLLDMVGKIQVPTVLVGNKKDLHMERVIKPEEGKKLADSWGAAFMESSAKENQTAVDVFKRIILEMEKADGNAPPGEKKCCVM, from the exons ATGCCTCAACCAAAATATAGAAAGATCGCAGTTTTGGGGTACCGGTCAGTTG GAAAGTCCTCTCTCACTATTCAGTTCGTGGAAGGGCAGTTTGTAGATGCATACGATCCTACAATTGAAAACA CTTTTAATAAAATGGTGTCTGTGAATGGACAAGACTTTAATCTTCAGCTGGTTGACACTGCTggacag GATGAGTACTCAATTTTCCCACAGTCTCATTCAATGGACATTCACGGTTATGTTCTGGTGTACTCTGTCACCTCAATGAAAAG CTTTGAAGTGGTTCAGGTTCTGCATGACAAACTGCTTGACATGGTTGGAAAAATACA gGTGCCTACTGTTTTGGTTGGAAATAAAAAAGACCTTCACATGGAAAG agttaTTAAACCAGAAGAAGGCAAGAAGTTAGCTGACTCTTGGGGAGCTGCCTTTATGGAATCATCTGCTAAGGAAAACCAg ACAGCTGTAGACGTTTTTAAGCGGATTATTTTGGAAATGGAGAAAGCGGACGGAAATGCCCCACCTGAGGAGAAGAAATGTTGCGTGATGTAG